From Puniceicoccaceae bacterium:
GATGTTCGATTTATGGGTTTGGTGCAAGTTTCTTTCGGGGACGAGGGCTGCGAAGGCTCTGCTATCGAGAATGGGCTTAAAACTCGTCGGAGATAGCAGATACGAAGCAGCCCGGCCGTTCATGCCGCAAGTTCTCCTTTTTCGGCTCGCTTGAGGGCTTTCTGGAGTTGGTCTAAATCGCGATGCCCACGGACTCTGCGGAATCCTCTATGGGCCAGTTGCAGTCCGCTGGCAATCCAGTGCTCGGGTTGATCGGCTTTATCGCGCCATCGGCACACACGCCCGATATGACGGCGAAGATTTTTGATCGCATTTTCAATGATGTTTGTGCTCAGAAATGTGGTGTTGAG
This genomic window contains:
- a CDS encoding IS256 family transposase, whose protein sequence is LNTTFLSTNIIENAIKNLRRHIGRVCRWRDKADQPEHWIASGLQLAHRGFRRVRGHRDLDQLQKALKRAEKGELAA